GGGCTCGGCGTCGTCACGCTCGGCATCCGCGGGCTCCTTCCCGACCGCGCCGATCGTCCGGCGGCCGAGAAGTCGCTGGCGATGGCGCAGGCGCTGCTGAAGGCTGGCAACCCCTCCGCCGCACGCGCCGCAGCGGGCGATGCGGTCGCCGCCGATCCCAACTGGGGGGAGGCGCAGGTGGGCCTCGCCCGGATGCAGCTGGCGCTCGACGACGGGCTCGGCGCCGGCGCGTCGCTCGATCGCGCGCAGGCGGTCGGATACGACATGCGCCGCACCCGCGCGCTTCGTGCGCGCGCGATGATGCTGATGGGCGATCCCAAGCGCGCCGCCGCCGAACTCGCCGCCGCCGATCCGCGCGACGCGGCGGAGGCCGATCTCGTCCGCGCCGAACTAGCGACCCGCACCGGCCGGCATGGCGAGGCGCTGTCGATCCTCGATCGCGCCGTCGCCGCGCGCCCGGCCGACGGCACCGCATGGCTTGCGCTCGCGCGCGCCCGCCGCGCCGCCGCCGACGTCTCCGGCGCGATCGCCGCGAGCGAGCGTGCGGTCGCCGCCGCCCCGCGGTCGACCGATGCGCTGGCGCTCCGCGGCGAGCTGGTCCGAGACCAATATGGCCTTGTCGCCGCGCTCCCCTGGTTCGAGCGGTCGCTGGCCAGCGATCCGCGCAACCACGCCGCGCTCATCCAATATGCCGCCACGCTCGGCGACGTCGGTCGCACGCGCGACATGCTCGCCGCGCTCCGCCGCGCGACTCAGGTCCGCAAGGGAAGCGCGCAGGCACTCTACCTCCAGGCCGTCCTCGCCGCCCGCGCACGCAAGTTCGAGCTTGCCCGCGACGTGCTCGACCATACCAACGGCGCGATCGACGGCATGCCGGGCGTCATGCTGCTGCGCGGCGTCCTCGACCTTCAGGCCGGCGAACAGGAACAGGCGATCGCGACGCTCCGCACGCTCGTCACCCGCCAGCCGATGAACCTGACCGCGCGCAAGCTCCTCGCCACCGCCTATCTCCGCTCCGATGCCTCGCGCAATGCGATCGACGTGCTCGCCCCCGTGGTCGCCCGCGGCGATGCCGACAGCTATGCGCTGGCGCTGAGCGCGCGCGCGCACGAGCGCATCGGCGCGCGGGAAATCGCCGCCCGGCTGCTCGATCGCGCCGCCGTGCCTGCTGCCACGGAAAGCGCCGCGTTCAGTCCCGACGACGGGCTCCAGGTGCTTCGTGCCCGCGCCGCCAGCGGTCCGCCGGGCGAGCGTATCGCGCTGATCCGCGGCCTGATTGCCGCCGCCGACGGCCCGCAGGCGCTTGCCGAGGCGCGCGCGCTGGCCGAGAGCAATCCCGGCGTCCCCGCCGCGCAGATGCTGCTCGGCGACGTCTGGATGATGGGCAAGCGCCCCGCCGACGCTGCGGCCGCCTATGCCAGCGCCGCCGCGCTCCGCTTCGACGAGCCCGCGGCGATGCGGCTGGTCGAGGCGCTCGACCTTGCCGGCAAGCGGCAGGAAGCGGCGAACGCGCTCGCGCTGTTCCTGTCGCAGAATCCGCAGAACGTCGCCGCCCTGCGTCTCTCCGCGCACTGGCAGCTTGCCGCGGAGGACTATGCCGCCGCCGCCGCGACCCTGGAGGAATTGCGCCTGCGTGTCGGCGACCGCGACGCCGGGCTGCTTGCCGAGCTGACGCTCGCGCATCTCGGCCTCGGCAACGATGCGCGCGCCGCCGAGTACGCCGCGGCCGCCTATGCGCTCCAGCCGCAAAGCCCCGCCGTCGCCGACGCCTACGGCGCAGCGCTGCTGGCGACGGGCGACACCGGCGGTGCCCGCGACCTCTTCCGCAAGGCCGCGCTGCTCGCCCCCGGCAATCCGCTGATCGCCGCGCATTTGAGGGAAGCGGAAGCGGCCGGGTGAGCTCAACCTGCCCCCTCTCTTCCGGGGAGGGGAGAAAAGGCGTAAGGTCGCGCTGCTTGTCAGGAGCATCGCGCATGAACAACGCCATCGTCCTCGCCCGCTCGACCTATCTCTGGATCGCCGCCGGCCTGATCTTCGGCTTCACGCTGTTTGCCGGATCGACGGGCAGCCTGCCGCTCATCAAGGGCGCGCTGATCGCCAATGGCGTGTTCGCGCTCCTCGGCATCGCCTTCGGCGTCTGGACCGGCCGCAAGGTCGCCCGGCGCTAGACCCGGTGCACCCGATCGGTTAGGCGCAGCCGCGCGCGGCCTCTTGCGGGTTTCCGGCCGCCGCCTCCTTTCCGAGCCCGAGTTGCATAGGAGAACGCCGACATGGCGTGGCTCATCCTCGGCGTGGCGGTCGTCACCGAGATCATCTGGGCGTTGAGCTTGAAATGGGCAGCGACGCAGGCAAGCTGGTCCGCCTCGATCGTTCCGATCGTGCTCAGCTTCGTCAACATGGGGCTGCTCGCGCTGGCGATGCGGGGCCTGCCCGCGGGCACCGCCTACGCGGTCTGGACGGGGCTCGGCGCGGTCGGCGTGACGATCTTCGGCATCTGGCTGTTCGGTGAGAAGGTCAATGTCGCGCAGCTCGGCTTCATCGCGCTGATCGTGGTGGGCGTCGTCGGCACCAAGCTGACGGCCACCGCCTGATCCGAATGGCGGGGGAGCGCCCTTCGCTCCCCCCCGAACTCAAGCTTACTTCGTGTGCTCGTGGACCAGCTCGCGCGTCCGGCTCTCGATGCTGTCGTTATATTCCTTGAACAGCGCCATCGCCTTGTCCTGACCGCCTTCCTGCTTGGCCAGCGCCGCCATGAACCGGACGTCGTCCGCCGTCGCCGACCAGCCGAGATCGTCGGTGCCACCCTTCAGCGGGGTGATGACGATCGTCGACGGCTTGCCCGTTTCGGTGTGATAGACGATCGGCGCGGGCACCCCGGCGACCTTGGCCGCGGGCATGAAGTGCTTGCTGATGATCGTCCACAACCGCGAGTTCGGCTTGGCGACCAGCGTCTCCATCGTCAGGTAACGCACATCCGCCACGCGCTCGGCCTTGGTCGGGAAGCTCGGTGCCGGCGCCGGTGCGGTCTGGCCCAGCGCCCCCGTCTGAAGCACGCAGAACAACGCAGCGCCAAGCGCCGTGATACGAATAGCCATCAAGATTCCCCCCGTATAAGTCGAGTCGTTCAACTCGACTTGGGGATTGAACCTCATCTCTTCGGCGCTGTCTAATCGCCACCAGGAGGCACCTGATTTCACGGCGGTTCTTCGGCGCGACTATTCTCTCGCCGCTGCCTCCACCGCCCGCATCATGCGCAGCATGTTGCCGCCCGCCAGCTTGGCGAGGTCGGCATCGCTCCATCCGCGCCGCATCAGCTCGGCGAACAGCAGCCGCCAGCCGTCGACGCCCGTCATCCCCTCCGGTCCCGTCCCGCTGATCCCGTCATAATCGCCGCCCAGGCCGACATGATCGCGACCGGCGACGCGCGCGATATGCTCGACATGGTCGGCGACGTCGGCCGCGGTGGTGCGCGGCATCGGGTGCGCGGCGACCCACTCGGCCATCCGCGCCTCGACCGCCGCCGCCGGCTCGCCCAGCAACAGTCCCGCGGGCGAACTCTTGAGCCGCGCCTCTTCCGCCGCCTTCTCCGCCTGCCAGCCGCGGACCTTGGCCGATACGAAGACGGGATAGACGTTGACCATGACGATCCCGCCCTTGGCCGCAGCCGCGCGCAGCACGTCGTCAGGCACGTTGCGCGGGTGCGGGTTCACCGCGAATGCGTTGGAGTGGCTGAACATCACCGGCGCGCGCGACGCCGTGATCGCCGCCATCGCCGTCGCCGACGAGGTATGGCTGAGATCGACGATCATGCCGATCCGGTTCATCTCGGCGATCACCTGCCGCCCGAAGTCGGTCAGTCCGCGCACCTCGGGCACGTCGGTGCCGCTGTCGGCCCAGCCGACATTCTTCGTGTGGGTCAGCGTCAGATAGGCGACGCCCAGCGCCTTGTACTGGCGCAGCACCGCCAGATTGCCGTCGATCTGGTGCCCGCCCTCGGCGCCGATCAGCCCGGCGATCCGCCCGGCCTTGCGCGCCGCTTCGATGTCGGCGGCAGTGGTCGCCAGCACCATGCGGTCGGGATAGCGTGCGACCATCCGGCGGACGAGGTCGATCTGCTCCAGCGTCGTCTCGACCGCTTTCGGCCCCGCCTCCGTCGCCGGAATCCACACCGACCAGAATTGCGCGGCATAGCCCGCGCGTCTCAGCCGCGGCAGGTCGGTCTGGAGCGGCGGATCGAGCCGCGCGGTATCTGTGGAAAGGTCGACGCGCTCCGGCGCCGACCCGTATTTCTCGCGCAGTTCCCAGGCGAGATCGTTGTGCCCGTCGATCACCGGACGGTTCGCCAAGAACCGGTCGAGCCGCGCCTCGACTGACTGCGCCGCCACCGGTGCGGGGAGGAGCAACGCCGCGATCCAGATCAGCCCGCGCATCGCCCTCTCCCCCGTCCGCCTCATCCGAGTTTCTGCGCGATCATCGCCTTCAGGTCCACCTCGGGACGTGCACCGTAATGCGAGATGATCTCGGCCGCGCACAGCGCACCCATCCGCAGCGACGTGGACAGGTCGCGGCCCTGCGCCTGACCGTGGAGGAAGCCCGCGGCGAACAGGTCGCCCGCGCCCGTCGTGTCGAGCAGCCGCTCGATCGGCTCGGCCGCGACCGATGCGCGCTCGCCATTGGCGATCGCGATCGCGCCATGCTCGCCGCGCGTGACGACGAGCACGGGCACCTGCGCCGCGACCTGATCGACCGCCGCATCGAAATCCTCGACCTGCGCCAGCGCGAGCAATTCGTTCTCGTTGGCGAACAGGATGTCGATCAGCCCGTCGGCGAGCAGGCGGCGAAAATCGTCGCCGTGGCGGCTGATGCAGAAGGTGTCGGACAGCGTGAACGCGACCTTGCGGCCGGCGCCCCGCGCCACCTCGATCGCCGCACGCATCGCCTGGCGCGGTTCCTCGGGATCCCAGAGGTAGCCCTCGAGATAGAGGATCGCCGCCGCTTCGATCATCGCGCGATCCAGCGCCGCCTCGGGCAGGAACTGCGAGGCGCCCAGGAAGGTATTCATCGTCCGCTGCCCGTCGGGGGTGACGAAGATCAGGCAGCGCGCGGTCGTCGGCTCGCCTGCGCGCGATGCGGTGTCGAAGCGGACGCCCTGCGCGCGGATATCGTGCGCGAACACCTGGCCCAGCTGGTCGTCGGCGACCTGGCCGATGAAGCCGCACTTGCCGCCAAGCGCGGCGATGCCCGCAACCGTGTTCGCCGCCGAACCGCCGGAAATCTCGCGACCCGGCCCCATCTTGCCATAGAGCGCGGCAGCAGCCTCGGGCGAGAAGACGAGCTGCATCGATCCCTTGGCCATGCCCTCCTGGGCGAGGAAGGCGTCGTCGGCCTGCGCGAGAATGTCGACGATCGCGTTACCGATGGCGACGACGTCGTAGGTGGCTTCGGTCAATTGCATACTCCTGGCGTTTGCGCGCGGTTATCGCCGCGACGGCGGCGGCGCAAGCAACGCTGGCGCTTGGCCGTCCGTGCGTGCCAGAAGCGGCGGCGATGCTGCGTGACCTTGCCCTGTCGATCGGTCAGCTCGGCGACCCGCCGGTCCGACGCGTGCTCTTCAAGTCGCTGGCGCTGACCGCTGCCTTGTTCGTCGCTTTTGGCGCCGCGTTCTGGTGGGGCGCGCGGCGCGTCGCGCTCGCTTACGGTGCGGGCGGGTGGAGCGAGCTGGCGGGCGCGGCGGCAGTCGTCATCGCGGTGCTCGCCTCTTGGCTCCTGTTCCGTGCGGTTGCGATTGCGGTGATCGGCATCTTCGCCGACGAAGTGGTCGAGGCAGTCGAGCGGCGCCACTATCCCGCCGCGCTCACGACCGCCCGCAACGTGGCCATGGCGCGTGGCGCGGCGATGGGGCTGGGTTCGGCTTCGCGCACCATCCTCGTCAATCTGGTGCTGTCGCCCGTCTATGTCGCGCTGCTGGTCACCGGCGTAGGCACGGCCGCGGTGTTCTTCGTCGTCAATGGCTGGCTGCTCGGCCGCGACCTTGGCGACATGGTCGCGGCGCGCCATCATCCGCGAGCCGCGATGCGCGATTGGCGGAGGTCGACGCGCGGCGGGCGGATGATGCTGGGACTGGCGGGCACCGCGCTGCTGCTGATACCGGGCGTCAACCTCGTCGCGCCAGTGCTGGCCGCGGCGATAGCGACGCATTGGTATCATCGAAGGGGGCAAAGTTGAGGCACATCGGATCGGCGGCAGTAGGCGCGCTCCTCCTTGGCGGCTGTGCCGCGGTGCCCGCGCCGATGGCCAGCCCCCCGCCCCCGCCGGCCAAGCCGACCTACACCACCGTCGGGCTGGAACGCGTGCTCGGCCAGACCGCCAATGCGCTGACGCAGCTGTTCGGCACGCCCGATGCGGAGGTGACCGAGGGGACCGGGCGGAAACTCCAGTTCGGCAGCGGCATCTGCGTGCTCGACGCCTATCTCTATCCCAAGCAGGGCGGCGGCGTGCCGGTCGTCACCCATGTCGACGCCCGCCAGCGCGACGGCCGCGCCATCGACCGCGCAAGCTGCGTCGCGGCGCTGACCCGGCGGACGGGGGGGCGGTAGGCCGCCTAAGCAGGACGCCTCCTCTCACCGTTTGTGCTGAGCTTGTCGAAGCACGTGCCGCAAGCGCAGCAGTCGTGACACGTCCTTCGACAGGCTCAGGACGAACGGGGGTAAGGGAGGCTTTCCTGTCCCCACCCGTTCGGTTTGGGCGAAGTCGAGAACCCTGATCGGGCGTACCGCTTACCCCGTTTCTCGACTTCGCTCAAAACGAACGCTGTTTGTGGGGATGGCTCTTACCGCTCCCGCGTCGCCGCGAACTTCACCTTCGAGTAGCGGTCCGCGATATACCCTACTTCCCACGCCGACTTGGCGAGGAATACCGGGTTGCCGTCGCGATCCTTCGCCATCGCCGAGCGGTTGAGGTCGGTGAACTCCTTCATCGCCGCCGGATCCTCCGACGAGATCCATCGCGCGGTCTCGAATGGTGCCGGCTCCAGGCTGGCGGCGACCTTGTACTCCGCCTCCAGCCGCGACAGCAGCACCTCGAGCTGAAGCTGCCCAACCACGCCGATCACCCAGTTGGAGCCGATCTCGGGATAGAAGACCTGGGTCACCCCCTCCTCGGCCATGTCGTCCAGCGCCTTGCGCAGCTGCTTCGTCTTGGTCGGATCCTTCAACACCACACGGCGCAGGATCTCCGGCGCAAAGTTCGGCAGGCCGGTGAACCGCACGCCTGGCCGCTCGGACAGCGTGTCGCCGACGCGCAGCACGCCGTGGTTGGGAATGCCGATGATGTCGCCCGGGAACGCCTCGTCGGCGAGCTCGCGCTCGCGAGCGAAGAACAGGATCGGCGAGTGGATCGCGATCGGCTTGCCATGCCCACTGGGCGTCAACTTCATGCCGCGCTTGAACGTGCCCGAGCACAGCCGCATGAAGGCGATGCGGTCGCGGTGATTGGGGTCCATGTTCGCCTGGACCTTGAACACGAAGCCGGTCACCTCCGGGTTCGCCGGGCTGACGGGCGCGGGTTCGGCGGGCTGCGGGCGCGGCGGCGGCGCGTGTTCGGCCAGCGCGCCGATCAGCGCATCGACGCCGAACTCCTTCAGCGCCGAACCGAAATAGACGGGCGTCAGGTCGCCGTTGCGATACGCCTCGACGTCGAACGGCGCGTACCCCGCCATCGCCAGCTCCGCATCTTCGCGCAGCTTGGCGACACCCGGCGCCGACAACAGCTCGTCCAGCTTCGGGTCGTGGAGGCCCGACACCTGGATCACCTTGCCCTGGAACTCGCGGCTCGGCCCCTCGGGCAGCAACAGGCGATTGCCGACCAGGTCGTAGATGCCCTCGAACTCGCCGCCCATGCCGACCGGCCACGTCATCGGCGTGACGTCGAGCGCGAGCAGCTCGGCGATCTCGTCCAGAGTCTCGAATACCGGGCGACCCTCGCGATCGACCTTGTTGACGAAGGTGATGATCGGCACCGAACGGAGGCGGCAGACCTCGAACAGCTTGCGCGTCTGGCTCTCGATACCCTTGGCGACGTCGATCACCATCACCGCCGAATCGACGGCGGTCAGCGTGCGGTACGTATCCTCGCTGAAATCCTCGTGGCCCGGCGTGTCGAGCAGGTTGAAGGTCACGCCCTCCCGCTCGAACGTCATGACCGAGCTGGTCACCGAGATGCCGCGCTGCTGCTCGATCTTCATCCAGTCGGATCGCGCGCGCCGCGCGGCGCCGCGTGCCTTGACCTCGCCCGCCAGGTGGATCGCGCCGCCGAACAGCAACAGCTTTTCGGTCAGCGTGGTCTTGCCGGCGTCGGGGTGGGAGATGATCGCAAAGGTGCGACGGTCGTCGAAATGGCTCATGTCGCGCCGCCCCTAGCGCCTAATGCCGCCGGTTGCGAGGGGCTCAGGCGGGACAGGGCTCGGGCGCACGCTGTCCGCGCTCCAGCAGCATCGACATGCCGATAAAGGCGAGGCCGCCCAGCGCCAGCAACGCGCCGACCCAGCCGGTCGAGGTCCAGCCATAACCCGCCGCGATCGCCATGCCACCGAGCAGCGGCCCGAGCGCGTTGGCGGTGTTGAACGCCGAATGATTGAGCGCCGCCGCCAGCGCCTGCGCCTCGCCCGCGACGTCCATCAGCCGCGTCTGGAGCACGGTCCCGAGCGCGCCGCCGATGCCGATCGCCGTGGCGGCAAGACACACGCTCCACAGCGCACCGGTCGCCAGCGGCCACATCAGCAGCGCCATCATCGACCAGACGAGCAGCCCCGCCGCGGTGGGCAGCAAGGCGCGGTCGGCGAAGCGCGGGACGATCAGGTTACCGCCGGTCAGCCCGATGCCGAACGCCGCCAGCGCGATCGGGATCGCACTCTCGCTGACGCCCGTCACCGCCAGCATTGTGTCCGCGAGGTAGGTATAGACCGCGAACATGCCGCCGAACCCGATCGCGCCCGCCGCCAGCGTCAGCCAGATCTGCGTCTTGCCCAGCGCGCGCAGCTCCCGCAGCGGACTGGCGCCCGGCTCCGGCTCGTCGCGCGGCGCGAGCACGAACACCAAAGCCGCGGTCAACAACGCCAAGACCGCGACGATCGCGAATACCCAGCGCCAGCCGACCGCCTGACCCAGGAAGTTGGCGAGCGGCACGCCGACGATCGTCG
This is a stretch of genomic DNA from Sphingomonas sp. Y38-1Y. It encodes these proteins:
- a CDS encoding tetratricopeptide repeat protein, whose amino-acid sequence is MTSSPDPKPTSRRSLRRRWRRRIVIGVIALFGLGVVTLGIRGLLPDRADRPAAEKSLAMAQALLKAGNPSAARAAAGDAVAADPNWGEAQVGLARMQLALDDGLGAGASLDRAQAVGYDMRRTRALRARAMMLMGDPKRAAAELAAADPRDAAEADLVRAELATRTGRHGEALSILDRAVAARPADGTAWLALARARRAAADVSGAIAASERAVAAAPRSTDALALRGELVRDQYGLVAALPWFERSLASDPRNHAALIQYAATLGDVGRTRDMLAALRRATQVRKGSAQALYLQAVLAARARKFELARDVLDHTNGAIDGMPGVMLLRGVLDLQAGEQEQAIATLRTLVTRQPMNLTARKLLATAYLRSDASRNAIDVLAPVVARGDADSYALALSARAHERIGAREIAARLLDRAAVPAATESAAFSPDDGLQVLRARAASGPPGERIALIRGLIAAADGPQALAEARALAESNPGVPAAQMLLGDVWMMGKRPADAAAAYASAAALRFDEPAAMRLVEALDLAGKRQEAANALALFLSQNPQNVAALRLSAHWQLAAEDYAAAAATLEELRLRVGDRDAGLLAELTLAHLGLGNDARAAEYAAAAYALQPQSPAVADAYGAALLATGDTGGARDLFRKAALLAPGNPLIAAHLREAEAAG
- a CDS encoding multidrug efflux SMR transporter, whose amino-acid sequence is MAWLILGVAVVTEIIWALSLKWAATQASWSASIVPIVLSFVNMGLLALAMRGLPAGTAYAVWTGLGAVGVTIFGIWLFGEKVNVAQLGFIALIVVGVVGTKLTATA
- a CDS encoding dipeptidase: MRGLIWIAALLLPAPVAAQSVEARLDRFLANRPVIDGHNDLAWELREKYGSAPERVDLSTDTARLDPPLQTDLPRLRRAGYAAQFWSVWIPATEAGPKAVETTLEQIDLVRRMVARYPDRMVLATTAADIEAARKAGRIAGLIGAEGGHQIDGNLAVLRQYKALGVAYLTLTHTKNVGWADSGTDVPEVRGLTDFGRQVIAEMNRIGMIVDLSHTSSATAMAAITASRAPVMFSHSNAFAVNPHPRNVPDDVLRAAAAKGGIVMVNVYPVFVSAKVRGWQAEKAAEEARLKSSPAGLLLGEPAAAVEARMAEWVAAHPMPRTTAADVADHVEHIARVAGRDHVGLGGDYDGISGTGPEGMTGVDGWRLLFAELMRRGWSDADLAKLAGGNMLRMMRAVEAAARE
- a CDS encoding adenosine kinase, whose protein sequence is MTEATYDVVAIGNAIVDILAQADDAFLAQEGMAKGSMQLVFSPEAAAALYGKMGPGREISGGSAANTVAGIAALGGKCGFIGQVADDQLGQVFAHDIRAQGVRFDTASRAGEPTTARCLIFVTPDGQRTMNTFLGASQFLPEAALDRAMIEAAAILYLEGYLWDPEEPRQAMRAAIEVARGAGRKVAFTLSDTFCISRHGDDFRRLLADGLIDILFANENELLALAQVEDFDAAVDQVAAQVPVLVVTRGEHGAIAIANGERASVAAEPIERLLDTTGAGDLFAAGFLHGQAQGRDLSTSLRMGALCAAEIISHYGARPEVDLKAMIAQKLG
- a CDS encoding EI24 domain-containing protein, translating into MRAVIAATAAAQATLALGRPCVPEAAAMLRDLALSIGQLGDPPVRRVLFKSLALTAALFVAFGAAFWWGARRVALAYGAGGWSELAGAAAVVIAVLASWLLFRAVAIAVIGIFADEVVEAVERRHYPAALTTARNVAMARGAAMGLGSASRTILVNLVLSPVYVALLVTGVGTAAVFFVVNGWLLGRDLGDMVAARHHPRAAMRDWRRSTRGGRMMLGLAGTALLLIPGVNLVAPVLAAAIATHWYHRRGQS
- a CDS encoding peptide chain release factor 3, which codes for MSHFDDRRTFAIISHPDAGKTTLTEKLLLFGGAIHLAGEVKARGAARRARSDWMKIEQQRGISVTSSVMTFEREGVTFNLLDTPGHEDFSEDTYRTLTAVDSAVMVIDVAKGIESQTRKLFEVCRLRSVPIITFVNKVDREGRPVFETLDEIAELLALDVTPMTWPVGMGGEFEGIYDLVGNRLLLPEGPSREFQGKVIQVSGLHDPKLDELLSAPGVAKLREDAELAMAGYAPFDVEAYRNGDLTPVYFGSALKEFGVDALIGALAEHAPPPRPQPAEPAPVSPANPEVTGFVFKVQANMDPNHRDRIAFMRLCSGTFKRGMKLTPSGHGKPIAIHSPILFFARERELADEAFPGDIIGIPNHGVLRVGDTLSERPGVRFTGLPNFAPEILRRVVLKDPTKTKQLRKALDDMAEEGVTQVFYPEIGSNWVIGVVGQLQLEVLLSRLEAEYKVAASLEPAPFETARWISSEDPAAMKEFTDLNRSAMAKDRDGNPVFLAKSAWEVGYIADRYSKVKFAATRER
- a CDS encoding MFS transporter, coding for MSAPSSSTLPPVGLVHLALAVGGFAIGTTEFATMSLLPFFARDLGIDATTAGHAISAYALGVVVGAPLLAVLAAKFSKRMLLVALMLLFALGNGLSGLAGDYPQMLVFRFLAGLPHGAYFGIAALVAAGLVPTEQRTKAVARVMLGLTAATIVGVPLANFLGQAVGWRWVFAIVAVLALLTAALVFVLAPRDEPEPGASPLRELRALGKTQIWLTLAAGAIGFGGMFAVYTYLADTMLAVTGVSESAIPIALAAFGIGLTGGNLIVPRFADRALLPTAAGLLVWSMMALLMWPLATGALWSVCLAATAIGIGGALGTVLQTRLMDVAGEAQALAAALNHSAFNTANALGPLLGGMAIAAGYGWTSTGWVGALLALGGLAFIGMSMLLERGQRAPEPCPA